A genomic region of Mus musculus strain C57BL/6J chromosome 7, GRCm38.p6 C57BL/6J contains the following coding sequences:
- the Tial1 gene encoding nucleolysin TIAR isoform X2, whose amino-acid sequence MDARVVKDMATGKSKGYGFVSFYNKLDAENAIVHMGGQWLGGRQIRTNWATRKPPAPKSTQETNTKQLRFEDVVNQSSPKNCTVYCGGIASGLTDQLMRQTFSPFGQIMEIRVFPEKGYSFVRFSTHESAAHAIVSVNGTTIEGHVVKCYWGKESPDMTKNFQQVDYSQWGQWSQVYGNPQQYGQYMANGWQVPPYGVYGQPWNQQGFGVDQSPSAAWMGGFGAQPPQGQAPPPVIPPPNQAGYGMASFPTQ is encoded by the exons AT GGATGCCCGGGTAGTTAAAGACATGGCAACTGGAAAGTCCAAAGGCTatggttttgtatctttttatAACAAACTG gATGCAGAGAATGCAATTGTGCATATGGGGGGTCAGTGGTTGGGAGGTCGACAAATCAGAACCAATTGGGCCACACGTAAACCACCTGCCCCTAAAAGTACACAAGAAA cTAACACTAAGCAGTTGAGATTTGAAGATGTAGTAAACCAGTCAAGTCCAAAAAACTGTACTGTGTACTGTGGAGGAATTGCTTCGGGGCTGACAG atcaACTTATGAGACAAACATTTTCACCATTTGGACAAATTATGGAAATACGAGTTTTTCCAGAGAAGGGCTATTCGTTTGTCAG ATTTTCCACTCACGAGAGTGCGGCCCACGCCATTGTCTCTGTGAACGGCACTACAATCGAAGGACATGTGGTGAAATGCTATTGGGGTAAAGAATCTCCTGATATGACTAAAAACTTCCAACAG GTTGACTACAGTCAGTGGGGCCAGTGGAGCCAAGTGTATGGAAACCCACAACAGTATGGACAGTATATGGCAAATGGGTGGCAAGTACCACCCTATGGAGTATATGGGCAGCCGTGGAACCAACAAGGATTTGGAGTAGA TCAATCCCCTTCTGCTGCTTGGATGGGTGGATTTGGTGCTCAGCCTCCTCAAGGACAAGCCCCTCCCCCTGTAATACCTCCTCCAAACCAAGCTGGGTATGGAATGGCAAGCTTCCCGACACAGTGA